The Vigna unguiculata cultivar IT97K-499-35 chromosome 6, ASM411807v1, whole genome shotgun sequence genome contains a region encoding:
- the LOC114187224 gene encoding nucleomorphin-like encodes MAIMTRKRRRMMVEAAAAVTVTAILPEDLMIEILARVRVSNPLQLRCVCKRWKSLVVDPQFVKKHLQKSFSDITDLASKAMEDMNAFQLQLNYAPALAEQPQEDEEEGEEGEEEGEEGEEEGEEEEEEGEEEEEEEEDAHSLVNELAQLDNMLVVVRSLKGSLETIKFDVQAIKERVKCLQSFLQIYLKTRSSSSSSSSFSSSPSSSNSHSM; translated from the coding sequence ATGGCGATCATGACGAGGAAACGACGGCGCATGATGGTGGAAGCGGCGGCAGCGGTGACGGTGACAGCCATCCTGCCGGAGGATCTGATGATCGAGATCCTggctagggttagggttagcaACCCCTTGCAACTGAGGTGCGTGTGCAAGCGATGGAAGTCGTTGGTGGTGGATCCCCAATTCGTGAAGAAGCACCTCCAGAAATCGTTCTCGGACATCACGGATCTCGCCTCCAAAGCCATGGAGGACATGAACGCGTTTCAATTGCAGCTCAATTACGCTCCTGCATTGGCCGAGCAACcgcaagaagatgaagaagaaggtGAGGAAGGAGAAGAGGAAGGtgaggaaggagaagaagaaggggaggaagaagaagaagaaggggaggaagaagaagaagaagaagaagacgcaCATTCTTTGGTGAATGAGTTGGCTCAGTTGGATAACATGTTGGTGGTGGTTCGTTCTCTCAAAGGGAGTTTGGAAACGATCAAGTTTGATGTGCAAGCCATCAAGGAGAGAGTTAAGTGTCTCCAGagttttcttcaaatttatctCAAGACAagatcttcttcttcttcttcttcatcattttcttcttctccttcttcttctaaCTCACACTCTATGTGA